A single Verrucomicrobiota bacterium DNA region contains:
- a CDS encoding helix-turn-helix domain-containing protein: protein MNATTIPECQTLDVKNSATELGVCEETVRRLVRRKVLRKLPGLRRILIPRAEVQR from the coding sequence ATGAATGCGACAACGATTCCCGAATGTCAGACCCTTGACGTGAAAAACAGCGCGACCGAATTGGGCGTATGCGAAGAAACGGTGCGGCGTCTCGTTCGCCGCAAGGTGCTGCGGAAGCTGCCTGGGCTGCGACGCATTCTGATTCCGAGGGCTGAAGTTCAACGCTAA
- the rsmH gene encoding 16S rRNA (cytosine(1402)-N(4))-methyltransferase RsmH: protein MGTIGIADFRFGANAHLTGTSCVARNFVHNPVMVAEVMAAIRPRPGGRYADGTVGGGGHAAAILAASRPTGWLSGCDRDGAALEATRRRLAEFAGRFELRQGNFAELGDWVAPDSCDGVLLDLGVSSPQLDSAERGFSFQQDGPLDMRMDPRQQLTAANLVNEASADELARIFWELGDERQARRFARAIEQERAQRRSGARAGGQQRRIETTAQLAKLIERLAPRRGKKTHPATRIFQALRLAVNEEISSLERGLAAALKILKPGGRLVVITFHSIEDRVVKDFGRERTREYTFEGEVDVPELRRPRVPEMKWVQRKAVKPSPAELAANPRCRSAQLRVLEKI from the coding sequence ATGGGGACGATTGGCATCGCGGATTTTCGGTTCGGAGCAAACGCCCATTTGACAGGGACATCATGCGTGGCACGCAATTTCGTCCACAACCCAGTGATGGTGGCGGAGGTGATGGCTGCGATAAGACCGCGGCCGGGGGGGCGGTACGCCGACGGAACGGTCGGTGGGGGTGGACACGCAGCAGCCATTTTGGCCGCGAGCCGTCCGACTGGGTGGTTATCTGGCTGCGATCGCGATGGCGCCGCCCTTGAAGCAACCCGGCGACGGCTGGCGGAATTTGCGGGTCGCTTCGAACTTCGCCAGGGGAATTTTGCGGAGTTGGGCGATTGGGTGGCGCCGGACAGTTGCGACGGAGTGTTATTGGACCTGGGTGTCAGTTCGCCGCAACTCGATTCGGCAGAGCGCGGGTTTAGTTTTCAACAGGACGGCCCGCTCGATATGCGGATGGACCCGCGCCAGCAATTGACGGCGGCGAATTTGGTGAATGAAGCGAGCGCGGATGAGCTGGCGAGAATATTTTGGGAGCTGGGCGATGAACGGCAAGCGCGACGGTTCGCGCGGGCCATTGAGCAAGAACGCGCTCAGCGCCGCAGCGGCGCACGGGCCGGAGGCCAACAGCGTCGGATCGAGACGACTGCGCAACTGGCAAAGCTGATTGAACGATTGGCGCCGCGTCGCGGAAAGAAGACGCATCCAGCGACGCGGATTTTTCAGGCGTTACGCCTGGCAGTAAATGAAGAGATCAGTTCTTTGGAACGCGGATTGGCGGCTGCCTTGAAGATTCTGAAACCGGGCGGGCGGCTGGTGGTCATCACGTTTCATTCGATCGAAGACCGTGTCGTGAAGGATTTCGGACGTGAGAGGACGCGGGAATACACTTTCGAGGGCGAAGTGGACGTGCCGGAGTTGCGACGACCACGCGTCCCGGAAATGAAATGGGTGCAGCGCAAAGCGGTGAAACCATCGCCCGCCGAGTTGGCCGCGAATCCGCGCTGCCGGAGCGCGCAGTTGCGGGTGTTGGAAAAAATTTAA
- the rpoD gene encoding RNA polymerase sigma factor RpoD, translating to MGKSKVRKSTLKSGGKSIAHPPDQSTAVRRQPATPDQTIAPSMRAGKMHTGTHDKLRVNHERRKNPAHLAGVGPAAALPHVGTIRSLTGVELTEKIKDLVRLAQEQGYLTYGDINDALPESVNSPEELDEIYIKLRNLEIEIVDQAEVDRIKQPEPEEEEEKGRLDILDDPVRMYLKQMGQVALLTREQEVEISKRIENAENEVKRIIYSFGFAGKEHIALAEKLISEPPKERFDRVVVDKKIDGRESHLKTLRKLVRHVRLIDQQVDEKYAQWRNGSSKTKRDKLFTAFKKHDKKLQGTFIKFYYKQRVIEEMSLVAENIHDKIQLSRRVIQEWDRQRKSPQQQAVIHSEECKIRALEEFVRMPDSDYLKAYEQLKRFSAKALQAKTEMVEANLRLVISIAKKYTNRGLSFLDLIQEGNMGLMKAVEKFEYRRGYKFSTYATWWIRQAITRSIADQARTIRIPVHMIETINKLMRVQKQLIQDFGREATPEEMADEMQLPVERVRAVLKMAQQPISLQSPVGDSEDTNFGDFIEDKATENPAEMTSFSLLKDKLGDVLTSLTERERKVLELRFGLGDGYSRTLEEVGKQFKVTRERIRQIEAKALRKMRHPTRIRQLHGFLEIQEVE from the coding sequence ATGGGAAAATCGAAGGTTAGGAAATCGACCTTAAAATCCGGCGGCAAATCAATCGCTCACCCCCCCGACCAATCCACCGCTGTCAGACGCCAGCCAGCAACTCCTGACCAAACAATCGCACCTTCGATGCGGGCAGGCAAAATGCATACCGGGACCCACGATAAACTTCGCGTAAACCACGAGCGCCGCAAAAACCCCGCGCACCTGGCGGGTGTCGGGCCCGCCGCCGCCCTGCCGCACGTCGGCACCATCCGAAGTCTGACCGGCGTGGAATTGACCGAAAAGATCAAGGATTTGGTCCGTCTGGCCCAGGAACAAGGCTACCTGACCTATGGCGATATCAATGACGCGTTGCCGGAAAGCGTCAACTCACCGGAAGAACTGGACGAGATTTATATCAAACTGCGCAACCTCGAGATCGAGATCGTGGATCAGGCGGAGGTCGATCGCATCAAGCAGCCGGAACCCGAAGAAGAGGAGGAAAAGGGGCGGCTGGACATTCTGGATGATCCCGTACGCATGTATCTTAAGCAGATGGGGCAGGTGGCTTTGCTGACGCGCGAACAGGAAGTGGAGATTTCCAAGCGGATTGAGAACGCGGAAAATGAGGTCAAGCGAATCATCTACAGTTTTGGATTTGCCGGCAAGGAACACATTGCATTGGCCGAAAAATTGATCTCCGAACCACCGAAAGAACGGTTCGACCGCGTCGTCGTGGACAAAAAAATTGACGGCCGCGAAAGTCACCTCAAAACGCTCCGCAAACTGGTGCGACACGTTCGCCTCATCGACCAGCAAGTGGATGAAAAATACGCGCAATGGCGCAACGGCTCTTCCAAGACCAAACGCGACAAACTCTTTACCGCCTTCAAAAAGCACGACAAGAAGCTCCAGGGCACTTTTATAAAGTTTTACTACAAGCAAAGAGTCATCGAAGAAATGTCGCTGGTCGCAGAGAATATCCATGACAAAATCCAGTTGAGCCGGCGGGTGATTCAGGAATGGGACCGACAGCGCAAGTCCCCCCAACAACAGGCCGTCATCCATTCTGAGGAGTGCAAAATCCGCGCCCTCGAGGAGTTCGTTCGCATGCCCGACAGCGATTACCTCAAAGCTTACGAACAGTTGAAACGTTTTTCCGCCAAAGCGCTCCAGGCCAAGACTGAGATGGTGGAAGCCAATCTGCGGCTCGTCATTTCCATCGCCAAGAAATACACCAATCGCGGCCTCTCCTTCCTTGACTTGATCCAGGAAGGCAACATGGGGTTGATGAAGGCGGTGGAAAAGTTTGAATACCGCCGCGGCTACAAATTCTCCACCTACGCCACCTGGTGGATTCGCCAGGCCATCACCCGGTCCATTGCCGACCAGGCCCGCACCATCCGCATTCCCGTGCACATGATCGAGACCATCAACAAGCTGATGCGGGTGCAGAAACAACTCATCCAGGATTTCGGGCGCGAAGCCACGCCGGAAGAAATGGCGGATGAAATGCAACTTCCGGTCGAACGCGTCCGCGCCGTATTGAAAATGGCGCAACAACCCATCTCGTTGCAATCCCCCGTGGGCGACAGTGAAGACACCAACTTCGGCGACTTCATCGAGGACAAGGCCACCGAAAACCCGGCCGAGATGACCAGTTTCAGTCTGTTGAAGGACAAATTGGGCGACGTGCTGACGAGCCTGACCGAGCGCGAACGAAAGGTTTTGGAACTGCGCTTTGGCCTGGGCGACGGTTATTCGCGCACGCTGGAAGAAGTCGGCAAACAATTCAAAGTTACGCGGGAGCGCATCCGCCAGATTGAAGCCAAAGCCTTGCGCAAAATGCGGCATCCCACCCGCATCCGCCAGTTGCACGGCTTCCTGGAAATACAGGAAGTGGAATAA
- the queA gene encoding tRNA preQ1(34) S-adenosylmethionine ribosyltransferase-isomerase QueA, which produces MRTADFDFFLPPALIAQSPADERDQSRLLVLQRNDGQIFHRHFRDLLAYLRPGDVLVLNNSRVIPARLRGTNARSGGQFEILLLEENKLNDWWVMLRPGRRARIGTQIDLRDADGNCSHVQATVIDKNEEGHRRLRFTGAPDIRLSLDALGEVPLPPYIRRAGAGQRDQDRVRYQTVYARPAGSVAAPTAGLHFTQALLDEIRAREVQVCFVTLHVGLATFAPVKTESLAAHIMHEERYELSGETANIINEAKRSNRRVIAVGTTTVRVLESVARKHHGQMIPGKGRTKIFIYPPYPFKIADAVLTNFHLPRSTLLMLVSSFAAPNEIRGREMVLSAYAEAVREHYRFFSYGDAMLIL; this is translated from the coding sequence GTGCGCACTGCTGATTTTGATTTTTTTCTGCCGCCCGCGCTGATTGCGCAATCACCGGCGGACGAACGCGACCAATCAAGGTTGCTGGTTCTGCAACGCAACGATGGCCAGATCTTTCATCGTCACTTTCGCGATCTGCTGGCGTATCTGCGTCCTGGCGATGTGCTTGTGCTCAACAATTCGCGTGTCATTCCCGCGCGCTTGCGCGGCACCAATGCGAGGAGCGGCGGACAATTTGAAATTCTGTTGCTGGAGGAGAACAAGCTCAACGATTGGTGGGTGATGTTGCGACCGGGCAGACGCGCGCGCATCGGAACACAAATTGATTTGCGCGATGCGGACGGCAATTGCAGCCACGTGCAGGCGACCGTGATCGACAAAAATGAAGAAGGGCATCGTCGTCTGCGCTTCACAGGCGCGCCAGACATTCGCCTGTCGCTGGATGCCTTGGGTGAGGTTCCCCTGCCACCGTATATCCGGCGCGCCGGTGCCGGCCAACGCGACCAGGACCGGGTGCGGTACCAAACGGTTTACGCCCGGCCCGCTGGCTCCGTCGCCGCGCCGACCGCCGGGCTTCATTTCACCCAGGCATTGCTGGATGAAATCCGCGCACGCGAAGTGCAGGTTTGTTTTGTGACGCTGCACGTTGGGCTTGCCACTTTCGCGCCCGTCAAAACTGAATCACTCGCCGCTCACATCATGCATGAGGAGCGATATGAACTCAGCGGGGAAACGGCAAACATCATTAACGAAGCAAAACGCTCCAACCGTCGGGTCATTGCCGTCGGCACAACCACCGTTCGCGTATTGGAGAGCGTGGCCAGGAAACATCATGGGCAGATGATCCCCGGCAAGGGCCGCACCAAGATTTTTATTTACCCGCCCTACCCATTCAAAATTGCAGACGCCGTGTTGACCAATTTCCATCTGCCGCGTTCCACCTTGCTGATGTTGGTCAGCTCCTTCGCCGCTCCCAACGAGATTCGCGGACGCGAGATGGTTCTGTCCGCTTACGCCGAAGCGGTGCGCGAGCACTATCGCTTCTTCAGTTACGGCGACGCGATGTTGATCTTATGA
- a CDS encoding Hsp20/alpha crystallin family protein, translating to MNTLTKWNPFRKSNELEEWGSITRWNPIREMERMQSRMNQIFGSWPELKEPMTVTEWSPLVDIVEEEREYLLKAEVPEVKKEDLKVKVEDGVLSIIGERKAEKEEKGKKYHRIERCYGSFERSFTLPDDADGTKVTSEFKDGVLKIHLPKNPNAKSKAIDVKIQ from the coding sequence ATGAATACACTGACTAAATGGAATCCGTTTCGGAAATCGAATGAACTGGAAGAGTGGGGATCGATAACTCGCTGGAATCCCATCCGCGAGATGGAGCGGATGCAGAGCCGCATGAATCAAATCTTCGGCTCCTGGCCGGAGTTGAAAGAACCGATGACGGTCACCGAATGGTCGCCGTTGGTGGATATCGTCGAGGAAGAACGCGAGTACCTCCTCAAAGCCGAAGTGCCCGAAGTAAAAAAGGAAGATCTAAAAGTGAAAGTGGAGGACGGTGTATTAAGTATCATCGGCGAGCGGAAGGCCGAGAAGGAAGAGAAGGGTAAAAAGTATCATCGCATCGAGCGCTGTTACGGAAGCTTCGAACGCTCCTTCACGCTGCCTGACGACGCGGATGGAACTAAGGTCACATCGGAGTTCAAGGACGGCGTTCTGAAGATCCATTTGCCGAAGAATCCGAATGCTAAGTCGAAGGCTATCGACGTGAAAATCCAGTAA
- the dnaK gene encoding molecular chaperone DnaK, producing MAIIGIDLGTSNSAAAVLRVGRPVIIPSAEGVSLGGKAFPSFVAITADGHTLVGELARRQLTVNPEGTTTAFKRKMGQRLRVRLRDKEFTPEQLSAFLLQKIKRDAEAFLGESVDKAVVTVPAYFDDNQRSATKDAAKIAGLEVVRLVNEPTAASLAYGLDRLKQELRIAVVDLGGGTLDVTIMEFGKGVFEVKATSGDTQLGGTDMNLAVFEHLADKFKEQTGVDPRTDIKARARLMEAGEVAKIELSTSSTTRVNLPFLAAVRGEPAHLDYELTRATLEHIVRPVIDRCRAPVEQALHDAGLAPRELDKLVFVGGPTRMPCVREFFEELLHRKAEKGVDPMEVVACGAAVQAGVLSGEVGNIVLVDVTPLTLGVETLGGVATSLIARNTPIPVKRTEMFTTAADLQTAVTIHVFQGERPFAADNTSLGEFNLEGLAPAPRGMPKIEVTFDIDANGILDVSAKDTATGKSQSIRISGSTRLTDAEKERMVKQAEQSAEADKKHRREVDQLNNADALCYQAEKTLADHSDKIADDLKKRIDTAVSETKEAIKKKDAALATERADKLKDALQEVGKKLYAEAAARTPHARAGVQEPTGEPRPSGSGSRGKVVDAEFRETKQP from the coding sequence ATGGCTATCATCGGCATCGACCTGGGCACTTCGAACTCCGCCGCCGCGGTTTTGCGCGTCGGCCGGCCTGTCATCATTCCCAGCGCGGAAGGCGTGAGCCTCGGCGGCAAGGCCTTTCCCAGCTTCGTCGCCATCACCGCCGACGGCCATACGCTCGTCGGCGAACTGGCGCGCCGCCAACTCACCGTGAATCCCGAGGGCACCACCACCGCCTTCAAACGCAAGATGGGGCAGCGCCTGCGCGTTCGCTTGCGTGACAAGGAATTCACTCCTGAACAGCTTTCAGCTTTCCTGCTCCAAAAGATCAAACGCGATGCGGAAGCCTTCCTGGGCGAATCGGTCGACAAGGCCGTCGTCACCGTGCCGGCCTACTTTGACGACAACCAGCGCAGCGCCACCAAGGACGCCGCGAAAATCGCCGGACTCGAGGTCGTGCGACTCGTGAACGAACCCACCGCTGCCTCCCTAGCCTACGGGCTCGACCGACTCAAGCAGGAACTCCGCATCGCGGTGGTGGACCTGGGCGGGGGCACTCTCGACGTGACCATCATGGAGTTTGGCAAAGGCGTCTTTGAGGTCAAAGCCACCAGCGGCGACACGCAGCTCGGCGGGACCGACATGAACCTGGCCGTGTTCGAACACTTGGCTGACAAGTTCAAGGAACAAACCGGCGTCGATCCGCGCACGGACATCAAAGCCCGCGCCCGCCTCATGGAAGCCGGCGAGGTCGCCAAGATTGAACTCTCCACCAGCAGCACGACGCGCGTGAACCTCCCGTTCCTCGCCGCCGTGCGCGGCGAACCGGCGCATCTGGATTACGAACTGACCCGCGCCACGCTCGAACACATCGTCCGCCCCGTCATCGACCGCTGCCGCGCGCCGGTCGAACAGGCCCTCCACGATGCCGGCCTCGCCCCGCGTGAACTCGACAAACTGGTCTTTGTTGGCGGCCCTACGCGGATGCCGTGCGTACGCGAGTTCTTTGAAGAACTGCTTCATCGCAAAGCCGAGAAGGGCGTGGATCCAATGGAAGTCGTGGCCTGTGGCGCGGCGGTCCAGGCCGGCGTGCTCAGTGGCGAAGTCGGCAACATCGTCCTCGTCGATGTCACACCGCTCACGCTTGGCGTCGAGACGCTTGGCGGCGTGGCCACGTCGCTCATCGCGCGCAACACGCCCATTCCCGTCAAACGCACCGAGATGTTCACCACAGCCGCCGACCTGCAGACGGCCGTGACCATCCACGTCTTCCAAGGCGAGCGCCCCTTCGCGGCGGACAACACCAGCCTCGGCGAATTCAACCTCGAGGGGCTCGCGCCCGCCCCGCGCGGGATGCCAAAGATTGAAGTCACCTTCGACATCGACGCCAACGGAATCCTCGACGTGTCGGCCAAGGACACCGCCACGGGCAAGTCACAGTCGATTCGTATCAGCGGCTCGACGCGGCTGACCGACGCGGAGAAGGAGCGCATGGTCAAGCAAGCGGAGCAGTCTGCCGAGGCCGACAAGAAGCACCGCCGGGAAGTGGACCAGCTCAACAACGCCGACGCCCTCTGCTACCAGGCGGAGAAGACGCTGGCGGATCACAGCGACAAGATTGCCGACGACTTGAAGAAGCGCATCGACACCGCGGTGAGCGAAACCAAGGAGGCCATCAAGAAGAAGGACGCCGCCCTCGCCACCGAGCGCGCGGACAAGCTCAAGGACGCGTTGCAGGAAGTCGGCAAGAAGCTCTACGCCGAAGCTGCTGCCAGGACGCCCCACGCGCGTGCCGGTGTACAGGAACCGACCGGCGAACCACGCCCCAGCGGGTCCGGCTCACGCGGCAAGGTCGTGGATGCGGAGTTCCGGGAAACAAAACAGCCGTAG
- a CDS encoding dihydrofolate reductase family protein, translated as MNNSRTNRRRPASGHPKLKTRNSELPFILVNMAMTADGKIATANRAFSSFGSRRDHDHLLALRATADAVMAGARTVDSNPVNLGPGPAKYRRLRLKNGLADYNLRVIVSGSGTINPRAEIFRHRFSPILLLTTKRATRVKLKTLRALADEVKILGATRIDFRNALRWLRRQWKIKRLLCEGGGELNSALFAAGLVDELHLTVCPKIFGGHTPPTIADGRGLARLGEATHLRLKSLKRVADELFLVYQVLR; from the coding sequence ATGAATAACTCACGCACGAACAGGCGAAGGCCAGCCTCGGGCCATCCGAAACTCAAAACCCGAAACTCAGAACTTCCTTTCATCCTGGTGAACATGGCGATGACGGCAGATGGCAAGATTGCCACGGCCAATCGCGCCTTTTCCTCCTTCGGCAGCCGGCGTGATCACGACCACTTGTTGGCATTGCGTGCCACAGCGGACGCCGTGATGGCTGGCGCGCGCACGGTGGACTCCAACCCTGTGAACCTTGGTCCCGGTCCAGCCAAATACCGTCGTCTGCGGCTCAAAAACGGACTCGCAGATTACAACTTGCGCGTCATCGTCAGCGGCAGCGGCACAATCAATCCACGTGCCGAAATATTCCGACACCGCTTTTCTCCCATCCTCCTTCTCACAACGAAACGTGCGACGAGGGTTAAACTCAAAACACTTCGGGCCTTGGCGGATGAAGTGAAAATCCTCGGCGCGACCAGGATTGATTTTCGCAACGCCCTGCGCTGGTTGCGGAGACAATGGAAAATCAAACGGCTGCTTTGCGAAGGCGGCGGCGAACTCAACAGCGCCTTGTTTGCTGCAGGTCTGGTGGACGAATTGCACCTCACGGTGTGTCCGAAGATATTTGGTGGCCACACCCCACCGACAATCGCTGACGGCCGTGGCCTCGCGAGATTGGGTGAGGCGACACATCTGAGATTGAAGTCGCTGAAACGTGTGGCGGACGAATTGTTCCTGGTCTATCAAGTCCTGCGTTGA
- a CDS encoding DUF2934 domain-containing protein: MNTPTLETTQNNQETIASVAKSLWEEGGRQSSHDLDYWLEAEKKVLAQRKSVAADTNSAMSKPPPAVSNPVTNTASARAVAPKPSRRLRVSQLANQRRAPVL, translated from the coding sequence ATGAACACGCCAACTTTAGAGACAACACAGAACAATCAGGAAACAATCGCTTCCGTGGCTAAATCACTTTGGGAAGAGGGTGGCCGACAATCCAGTCACGATCTCGATTATTGGCTGGAAGCCGAAAAGAAGGTCTTGGCTCAACGAAAGTCAGTTGCGGCTGATACAAACAGCGCGATGTCAAAGCCGCCCCCAGCCGTCTCGAATCCGGTGACGAATACTGCAAGCGCTCGTGCCGTAGCCCCGAAACCATCGCGGCGACTCCGGGTATCTCAACTTGCAAATCAACGACGCGCGCCAGTGCTTTAG
- a CDS encoding YbhB/YbcL family Raf kinase inhibitor-like protein, with protein sequence MKLTSETFAEGHPIPTKYTCDGADVSPPLQWSGAPPGTKSFALICDDPDAPMGTWVHWVLYGLPASISALPEKLPTSDKLPDGARQGITHFKRTGYGGPCPPPGTPHRYFFKLYALDTELALKPRVTKPDLLKAMQGHVLSEASLMGVYQRRR encoded by the coding sequence ATGAAACTCACCAGCGAAACCTTTGCCGAAGGTCATCCCATTCCGACCAAATACACTTGCGACGGTGCCGACGTCTCGCCACCGTTGCAATGGAGCGGCGCGCCGCCGGGCACAAAGAGTTTCGCCTTGATCTGCGATGACCCGGACGCACCCATGGGGACATGGGTGCATTGGGTACTCTACGGGCTGCCGGCCTCCATCAGCGCGTTGCCGGAGAAACTTCCCACGAGCGATAAGCTGCCCGACGGCGCGAGGCAGGGCATCACGCATTTCAAACGTACCGGTTACGGTGGTCCCTGTCCGCCGCCGGGCACGCCTCACCGTTACTTTTTCAAACTCTACGCGCTCGACACCGAACTGGCGCTGAAACCACGCGTGACGAAGCCAGACCTGCTTAAAGCGATGCAAGGCCACGTCCTCAGCGAAGCTTCGTTGATGGGCGTTTATCAACGCCGGCGGTAA